The Oncorhynchus clarkii lewisi isolate Uvic-CL-2024 chromosome 12, UVic_Ocla_1.0, whole genome shotgun sequence genome segment tctctctgacatcaCCTCTGCAGGTACCACCTCACCTGGCCAAACACCAGCCCGTTGCCCATGGAGACCACCCTGCGGCCAACCACTGCCCTCCTTGAGACCACCCCCCCGGCTGACATCCATCCTCCAATGATGCTCAGCAACCCCACTCAGCAGGCTGTGTTCGTGGGCGAGACAGCCAGCTTCCTGTGCGAAGTGTCAGGTAAGCCCAGTCCGGAGGTGACCTGGGAGAAGCAGCTGGAGGGCAAGGAGAACACAGTGATGAGGCCCAATCACGTGCAGGGGAACGTAGTGGTCACCAACATCGGCCAGCTGGTCATCTACAATGCCCAGCAACAGGACGCCGGCATCTACACCTGCACGGCCAAAAACCTGGGGGGGTCTGTGACCTCCCACTACCCACTGTCGGTGATCCAGAGAGACACAGGCCAGAAGGAGGGTGAGGTAGGGAATGCCACCAACCCATTCCCATTCCCCGCCGAAGAGTGCCTGAAGGGGCCGGACAGTGACGACTGTGGGGAGGAGAGCATAAGCTGGTACTACGAAGCCAAGAGGAACAATTGCTTCACCTTCACCTACAGCCAGTGCAACAAGAACCGCAACCACTTTGACAGCTACGAGACATGCATGTTGTCGTGCGGGGCAGAGCTGTCggctccctgctctctccccagcCTGCAGGGACCCTGTAAGGCCTACGAGCCCCGctgggcctacagcagcaccctCAAACAGTGCCAGTCCTTCATCTGGGGCGGCTGTGGaggcaatgaaaacaactttgaaTCCAAAGAGGCCTGCGAGGAGATGTGTCCTTTTCCGAAGAACCATAACTGTAAGATGTGTAAACCGCGGGGCAAGATGGTGACCAGCTTCTGCAAGAGCGACTTCATAATCCTGGGGCGCGTGACAGAGTTGCCTGAAGAACAGGACTCGGGCCACGCCCTGATCACCGTGGAGGAGATCCTAAAGGACGAGAAAATGGGCCTCAAGTTCTTCGGCCAGGAACCCTTGGAGGTGACCTTGATGAACATGGACTGGAACTGCCCGTGCCCCAACATCACCATGGCCAACGGGCAGCTCATCATCATGGGAGACGTCCACAACGGCATGGCCGTGCTGCAGCCCGACAGCTTCGTGGGGAGCTCCACCGCACGCAGGGTCAGGAAGCTCCGAGAGGTCATTCACAAGAAAACCTGTGATTTTCTCAAAGAGTTCCCAACAAACCAGTAGTTACTCTCTGAGAGATCCCCACTATCCTGTACAAGAGCTGTCTATATCAAGAAAAGCAAACTGGTTCTAGCATCCAGTAGTAGCTATTGTCTGAGATTTCCCCACTATCCAGTAGGGAAGATATCTAGAAGAGTAGACTGGGACTTTTTCAAAGTTTCTTACCATTCAGTAGCCGGATGATGGCTTTGGTTGATTATTGCTTTCTCCTTCTCCTAAAGGTGGGGACTGAACCAATACCTTAACACTGATCCGGCAAGCTGTTTCCCTACCCATGACCTTCTCTTTAGTTTCCACAGAAGAcacattttgtatgcattttgtcATATTTTCCACTGGCTATCTCCTTCACTCAGATGTTCCCCATATACAGTAGATATCTAGAAGATCCATGACTTTCTCAGATGACGGCTGCTGTTAGCTGATTCCAGATtctcgtctctctccttcactctgaaGTTTGGACATTAAGTGTTGGGGCTCCTCTGTACTATGGAAATGGCTGGAGGTACCTGTATATTTAAAACAACGACAGATTTATACTTTGTGTGGATTCACTTTCTGAAAGGAGAGCTAATTGTCCGTATATAGTACTGTAGTGGTGACTTATATCAAGCGCTTACCTTGGAAATATTTTAGTTAAACTAAAATGGCTCTTTGAATAATATTTTTAATTCAAATGTTTTATCTTGGTATGAATGTACTAATGCCTGACAGATAGCTAAACTCTGTGCCTTGGTTAATATGAATGTACTAATGCCTGACAGATAGCTAAACTCTGTGCCTTGGTTAATAtgaatgttatattatgttgacTTAAAGTATCTATGCTATCCTGAAAGAGACATTTTGTAATATATATTCTGAGTGCTTGAGCTCACGATAATGTCATGTAAAGCTCG includes the following:
- the LOC139422341 gene encoding WAP, Kazal, immunoglobulin, Kunitz and NTR domain-containing protein 2-like encodes the protein MWWMLFPRWIWFLFGQCYVLLLIIDSCVRVKAMPMSMPNKVVYSHAGMCPNEMNPNLWVDAMSTCMRECELDRDCENFEKCCNNVCGNKSCVAARYMDIKGKKGPVGMPKGVKCDKFMCTQQGSECDIWEGQPVCKCRDRCEREPHFTCASDGMTYYNKCYMDAEACSKGISISVVTCRYHLTWPNTSPLPMETTLRPTTALLETTPPADIHPPMMLSNPTQQAVFVGETASFLCEVSGKPSPEVTWEKQLEGKENTVMRPNHVQGNVVVTNIGQLVIYNAQQQDAGIYTCTAKNLGGSVTSHYPLSVIQRDTGQKEGEVGNATNPFPFPAEECLKGPDSDDCGEESISWYYEAKRNNCFTFTYSQCNKNRNHFDSYETCMLSCGAELSAPCSLPSLQGPCKAYEPRWAYSSTLKQCQSFIWGGCGGNENNFESKEACEEMCPFPKNHNCKMCKPRGKMVTSFCKSDFIILGRVTELPEEQDSGHALITVEEILKDEKMGLKFFGQEPLEVTLMNMDWNCPCPNITMANGQLIIMGDVHNGMAVLQPDSFVGSSTARRVRKLREVIHKKTCDFLKEFPTNQ